From one Dama dama isolate Ldn47 chromosome 4, ASM3311817v1, whole genome shotgun sequence genomic stretch:
- the LOC133055110 gene encoding seminal plasma protein BSP-30 kDa-like, with translation MAPRLGLFLIWAGASMFLQLHPVNAGDPPDPGSKPTPPATVSNGDFARVTRDHESLRVKEGNKDFLLPGPPCAFPFTYRGVKYYKCTSVDFTTEWCSLDEHYVGRRKTCSREDRPKCHFPFTYRKKRYFRCTTEGSAYGYAWCPLTANFEQDYIWQYCD, from the exons ATGGCACCGCGTTTGGGGCTCTTTCTGATTTGGGCTGGTGCGTCTATGTTTCTACAACTGCACCCTGTGAAtgcag gggatcctcccgacccagggagcaaacccacgcctcctgca ACAGTCTCAAATGGAGACTTTGCCAGAGTTACCAGAGATCATGAAAGCCTACGAGTCAAAGAAGGGAACAAGGACTTTCTTCTTCCAGGTCCTCCATGTGCTTTCCCATTCACCTATAGAGGCGTAAAGTATTATAAGTGCACATCTGTAGATTTCACAACTGAATGGTGCTCTCTCGATGAACATTATGTAGGAAGACGGAAAACATGTAGTCGTGAAG accgtcccAAATGTCACTTCCCCTTTACATATCGCAAGAAACGATATTTCCGTTGTACAACAGAAGGGAGTGCGTATGGTTACGCTTGGTGTCCACTCACTGCAAACTTTGAGCAAGATTACATTTGGCAGTATTGtgattga
- the LOC133055111 gene encoding seminal plasma protein PDC-109-like has protein sequence MALHLGFFLIWAGASVFLQLVPVNGDENNGVSTEHTGDNAKEANNVFLPSDEKCVFPFIYGNKKHFDCTFQGSIFPWCSLDADYKGRWKYCTNKDYAKCVFPFIFGGKKYETCTKVGSLLGSWCSLSPNYDQDRAWKYCQS, from the exons ATGGCACTGCATTTGGGGTTCTTTCTGATTTGGGCTGGTGCGTCTGTGTTTCTACAGCTGGTCCCTGTGAATGGAG ATGAGAACAACGGTGTTTCTACTGAACATACCGGAGACAA TGCCAAAGAAGCGAACAATGTCTTCCTTCCTTCAGATGAAAAATGTGTTTTCCCATTCATCTATGGAAACAAAAAGCATTTCGACTGCACATTCCAGGGTTCCATATTCCCGTGGTGTTCCCTCGATGCAGACTACAAAGGAAGATGGAAATACTGCACTAATAAAG actatgcCAAGTGTGTCTTTCCCTTTATCTTTGGAGGCAAGAAATATGAGACTTGCACAAAAGTTGGAAGTCTTTTGGGGTCTTGGTGCTCACTCTCTCCAAACTATGACCAGGATAGAGCTTGGAAGTATTGCCAGTCATAA
- the LOC133051302 gene encoding LOW QUALITY PROTEIN: proteasome subunit alpha type-3-like (The sequence of the model RefSeq protein was modified relative to this genomic sequence to represent the inferred CDS: substituted 1 base at 1 genomic stop codon): protein MSSIGTGYDLSASTFSPDGRVFQVEYAMKAVENSSTAIGIRCKDGVVFGVEKLVLSKLYEEGSNKXLFNVDRHVGMAVAGLLADARSLADIAREEASNFRSNFGYNIPLKHLADRVAMYVHAYTLYSAVRPFGCSFMLGSYSVNDGAQLYMIDPSGVSYGYWGCAIGKARQAAKTEIEKLQMKEMTCRDVVKEVAKIIYIVHDEVKDKAFELELSWVGEITNGRHEIVPKDIREEAEKYAKESLKEEDESDDDNM from the coding sequence ATGAGCTCAATCGGCACCGGGTATGATCTGTCAGCTTCTACATTCTCTCCGGATGGAAGAGTTTTTCAAGTTGAATATGCTATGAAGGCTGTGGAAAATAGTAGTACAGCTATTGGAATCAGATGTAAAGACGGCGTTGTCTTTGGGGTAGAAAAATTAGTCCTATCTAAACTTTATGAAGAAGGTTCCAACAAATGACTTTTTAATGTTGATCGACACGTTGGAATGGCAGTAGCAGGTTTGTTGGCAGATGCTCGTTCTTTAGCAGACATTGCAAGAGAAGAGGCTTCCAACTTTAGATCTAACTTTGGATATAACATTCCACTAAAACATCTTGCAGACAGAGTGGCCATGTATGTACACGCGTATACACTCTACAGTGCTGTTAGACCTTTTGGCTGCAGTTTCATGTTAGGGTCTTACAGTGTGAATGACGGTGCACAACTCTACATGATTGACCCATCGGGTGTTTCATATGGTTATTGGGGCTGTGCCATTGGCAAAGCCAGGCAGGCTGCAAAGACAGAAATTGAAAAGCTTCAGATGAAAGAAATGACCTGCCGTGATGTTGTTaaagaagttgcaaaaataatttatatagtcCACGATGAAGTTAAGGATAAAGCTTTTGAACTAGAGCTCAGCTGGGTTGGTGAAATAACTAATGGAAGACATGAAATAGTTCCTAAAGATATaagggaagaggcagagaaatatgCCAAGGAATCTTTGAAGGAAGAAGATGAATCAGATGATGATAACATGTAA